A single Catharus ustulatus isolate bCatUst1 chromosome 7, bCatUst1.pri.v2, whole genome shotgun sequence DNA region contains:
- the PLEKHA3 gene encoding pleckstrin homology domain-containing family A member 3 isoform X4 yields MPGWQPRWFVLDNGILSYYDSQDDVCKGSKGSIKMAVCEIKVHATDNTRMELIIPGEQHFYMKAVNAAERQRWLVALGSAKACLADTRTKKEKEISETNESLKTKMSELRLYCDLLMQQVHTIQEFVQHDETRSPPSIENMNEASSLLSATCNTFITTLEECVKIANAKFKPEMFQLPHPDPLVSPVSPSPIQMMKRSVSHPGPCYSERINYSVKEQGSSLHRFSQRRRRTYSDTESYSDTPSEDSQRSAHCSRSVVNGDLVSSTIPEESKSVSKERSELEETLSSFSS; encoded by the exons ATGCCAG GTTGGCAGCCTCGGTGGTTTGTTTTAGACAATGGGATATTGTCATATTATGATTCCCAGGATGATGTTTGCAAAGGTAGCAAAGGAAGTATAAAGATGGCTGTGTGTGAAATAAAAG TTCATGCAACAGACAACACAAGAATGGAGCTAATcatcccaggggagcagcatTTCTATATGAAAGCAGTTAATGCAGCTGAAAGGCAAAGATGGCTGGTAGCACTGGGGAGTGCAAAAGCCTGTTTAGCAGAtaccagaacaaaaaaagaaaaag aaaTAAGTGAGACCAATGAATCTCTTAAAACCAAAATGTCTGAACTTCGTCTCTACTGTGATCTTTTAATGCAGCAAGTTCATACAATACAAGAATTTGTTCAGCATGATGAGACTCGCTCTCCTCCCAGCATTGAG aacatGAATGAAGCCTCTTCCTTGCTTAGTGCCACATGTAATACATTTATCACAACACTTGAAGAATGTGTGAAGATCGCCAATGCCAAGTTTAAACCAGAAATGTTCCAGCTGCCTCACCCTGATCCCTTGGTTTCTCCTGTGTCACCATCACCTATTCAAATG ATGAAGCGTTCTGTTAGCCACCCTGGTCCTTGCTATTCAGAAAg GATTAATTACTCTGTAAAAGAACAAGGTTCATCTCTTCACAGATTTTCTCAGCGGCGCAGAAGAACATACTCGGATACAGAATCTTATAGTGATACACCTTCTGAAGATTCTCAGA GATCTGCTCATTGTTCTAGAAGTGTTGTCAATGGAGATCTGGTATCATCAACCATTCCTGAAGAAAGTAAATCAGTTTCAAAGGAAAGATCTGAACTGGAAGAGACTCTTTCATCCTTTTCGTCCTGA
- the PLEKHA3 gene encoding pleckstrin homology domain-containing family A member 3 isoform X2, giving the protein MEGVLYKWTNYLAGWQPRWFVLDNGILSYYDSQDDVCKGSKGSIKMAVCEIKVHATDNTRMELIIPGEQHFYMKAVNAAERQRWLVALGSAKACLADTRTKKEKEISETNESLKTKMSELRLYCDLLMQQVHTIQEFVQHDETRSPPSIENMNEASSLLSATCNTFITTLEECVKIANAKFKPEMFQLPHPDPLVSPVSPSPIQMMKRSVSHPGPCYSERINYSVKEQGSSLHRFSQRRRRTYSDTESYSDTPSEDSQRSAHCSRSVVNGDLVSSTIPEESKSVSKERSELEETLSSFSS; this is encoded by the exons ATGGAGGGAGTCCTGTACAAGTGGACCAACTATCTAGCGG GTTGGCAGCCTCGGTGGTTTGTTTTAGACAATGGGATATTGTCATATTATGATTCCCAGGATGATGTTTGCAAAGGTAGCAAAGGAAGTATAAAGATGGCTGTGTGTGAAATAAAAG TTCATGCAACAGACAACACAAGAATGGAGCTAATcatcccaggggagcagcatTTCTATATGAAAGCAGTTAATGCAGCTGAAAGGCAAAGATGGCTGGTAGCACTGGGGAGTGCAAAAGCCTGTTTAGCAGAtaccagaacaaaaaaagaaaaag aaaTAAGTGAGACCAATGAATCTCTTAAAACCAAAATGTCTGAACTTCGTCTCTACTGTGATCTTTTAATGCAGCAAGTTCATACAATACAAGAATTTGTTCAGCATGATGAGACTCGCTCTCCTCCCAGCATTGAG aacatGAATGAAGCCTCTTCCTTGCTTAGTGCCACATGTAATACATTTATCACAACACTTGAAGAATGTGTGAAGATCGCCAATGCCAAGTTTAAACCAGAAATGTTCCAGCTGCCTCACCCTGATCCCTTGGTTTCTCCTGTGTCACCATCACCTATTCAAATG ATGAAGCGTTCTGTTAGCCACCCTGGTCCTTGCTATTCAGAAAg GATTAATTACTCTGTAAAAGAACAAGGTTCATCTCTTCACAGATTTTCTCAGCGGCGCAGAAGAACATACTCGGATACAGAATCTTATAGTGATACACCTTCTGAAGATTCTCAGA GATCTGCTCATTGTTCTAGAAGTGTTGTCAATGGAGATCTGGTATCATCAACCATTCCTGAAGAAAGTAAATCAGTTTCAAAGGAAAGATCTGAACTGGAAGAGACTCTTTCATCCTTTTCGTCCTGA
- the PLEKHA3 gene encoding pleckstrin homology domain-containing family A member 3 isoform X3 — MRCEMKCTEHNLAFFRAGWQPRWFVLDNGILSYYDSQDDVCKGSKGSIKMAVCEIKVHATDNTRMELIIPGEQHFYMKAVNAAERQRWLVALGSAKACLADTRTKKEKEISETNESLKTKMSELRLYCDLLMQQVHTIQEFVQHDETRSPPSIENMNEASSLLSATCNTFITTLEECVKIANAKFKPEMFQLPHPDPLVSPVSPSPIQMMKRSVSHPGPCYSERFSQRRRRTYSDTESYSDTPSEDSQRSAHCSRSVVNGDLVSSTIPEESKSVSKERSELEETLSSFSS, encoded by the exons ATGCGATGTGAAATGAAGTGTACAGAGCATAATCTTGCATTTTTCAGAGCAG GTTGGCAGCCTCGGTGGTTTGTTTTAGACAATGGGATATTGTCATATTATGATTCCCAGGATGATGTTTGCAAAGGTAGCAAAGGAAGTATAAAGATGGCTGTGTGTGAAATAAAAG TTCATGCAACAGACAACACAAGAATGGAGCTAATcatcccaggggagcagcatTTCTATATGAAAGCAGTTAATGCAGCTGAAAGGCAAAGATGGCTGGTAGCACTGGGGAGTGCAAAAGCCTGTTTAGCAGAtaccagaacaaaaaaagaaaaag aaaTAAGTGAGACCAATGAATCTCTTAAAACCAAAATGTCTGAACTTCGTCTCTACTGTGATCTTTTAATGCAGCAAGTTCATACAATACAAGAATTTGTTCAGCATGATGAGACTCGCTCTCCTCCCAGCATTGAG aacatGAATGAAGCCTCTTCCTTGCTTAGTGCCACATGTAATACATTTATCACAACACTTGAAGAATGTGTGAAGATCGCCAATGCCAAGTTTAAACCAGAAATGTTCCAGCTGCCTCACCCTGATCCCTTGGTTTCTCCTGTGTCACCATCACCTATTCAAATG ATGAAGCGTTCTGTTAGCCACCCTGGTCCTTGCTATTCAGAAAg ATTTTCTCAGCGGCGCAGAAGAACATACTCGGATACAGAATCTTATAGTGATACACCTTCTGAAGATTCTCAGA GATCTGCTCATTGTTCTAGAAGTGTTGTCAATGGAGATCTGGTATCATCAACCATTCCTGAAGAAAGTAAATCAGTTTCAAAGGAAAGATCTGAACTGGAAGAGACTCTTTCATCCTTTTCGTCCTGA
- the PLEKHA3 gene encoding pleckstrin homology domain-containing family A member 3 isoform X1, with translation MRCEMKCTEHNLAFFRAGWQPRWFVLDNGILSYYDSQDDVCKGSKGSIKMAVCEIKVHATDNTRMELIIPGEQHFYMKAVNAAERQRWLVALGSAKACLADTRTKKEKEISETNESLKTKMSELRLYCDLLMQQVHTIQEFVQHDETRSPPSIENMNEASSLLSATCNTFITTLEECVKIANAKFKPEMFQLPHPDPLVSPVSPSPIQMMKRSVSHPGPCYSERINYSVKEQGSSLHRFSQRRRRTYSDTESYSDTPSEDSQRSAHCSRSVVNGDLVSSTIPEESKSVSKERSELEETLSSFSS, from the exons ATGCGATGTGAAATGAAGTGTACAGAGCATAATCTTGCATTTTTCAGAGCAG GTTGGCAGCCTCGGTGGTTTGTTTTAGACAATGGGATATTGTCATATTATGATTCCCAGGATGATGTTTGCAAAGGTAGCAAAGGAAGTATAAAGATGGCTGTGTGTGAAATAAAAG TTCATGCAACAGACAACACAAGAATGGAGCTAATcatcccaggggagcagcatTTCTATATGAAAGCAGTTAATGCAGCTGAAAGGCAAAGATGGCTGGTAGCACTGGGGAGTGCAAAAGCCTGTTTAGCAGAtaccagaacaaaaaaagaaaaag aaaTAAGTGAGACCAATGAATCTCTTAAAACCAAAATGTCTGAACTTCGTCTCTACTGTGATCTTTTAATGCAGCAAGTTCATACAATACAAGAATTTGTTCAGCATGATGAGACTCGCTCTCCTCCCAGCATTGAG aacatGAATGAAGCCTCTTCCTTGCTTAGTGCCACATGTAATACATTTATCACAACACTTGAAGAATGTGTGAAGATCGCCAATGCCAAGTTTAAACCAGAAATGTTCCAGCTGCCTCACCCTGATCCCTTGGTTTCTCCTGTGTCACCATCACCTATTCAAATG ATGAAGCGTTCTGTTAGCCACCCTGGTCCTTGCTATTCAGAAAg GATTAATTACTCTGTAAAAGAACAAGGTTCATCTCTTCACAGATTTTCTCAGCGGCGCAGAAGAACATACTCGGATACAGAATCTTATAGTGATACACCTTCTGAAGATTCTCAGA GATCTGCTCATTGTTCTAGAAGTGTTGTCAATGGAGATCTGGTATCATCAACCATTCCTGAAGAAAGTAAATCAGTTTCAAAGGAAAGATCTGAACTGGAAGAGACTCTTTCATCCTTTTCGTCCTGA
- the FKBP7 gene encoding peptidyl-prolyl cis-trans isomerase FKBP7, protein MGRALSLLLLPLALLAAPARAEGGSAAAEEVQIEVLHLPEACSPKSKKGDLLNAHYDGFLASDGSKFYCSRTQNEGHPKWFVLGVGQVIKGLDIAMMNMCPGEKRKVTIPPSLAYGQQGYAQGKIPPNATLIFEIELYAVNKGPRSVEAFNQIDKDGDKKLSELEISQYLKEEFARDGKKRHPSAHDEILADIFKKNDHDGDGFISAKEYNVYQHDEL, encoded by the exons ATGGGCCGTGCactgagcctgctgctgctgccgctggcccTGCTGGCGGCCCCGGCGCGGGCCGAGGGCGGCTcggcggcggcggaggaggTTCAGATAGAGGTGCTGCACCTCCCCGAGGCCTGCAGCCCGAAGAGCAAGAAGGGCGACCTGCTGAACGCGCACTATGACGGATTCCTGGCCAGCGACGGATCCAAGTTTTACTGCAG TCGGACACAAAATGAAGGTCATCCAAAATGGTTTGTTCTGGGTGTTGGACAAGTCATAAAAGGCTTAGACATTGCTATGATGAATATGTGTCCTGGAGAAAAACGGAAAGTGACAATTCCTCCATCATTAGCATATGGACAGCAAGGATACg CACAGGGCAAGATTCCACCCAATGCAACACTGATCTTTGAGATTGAACTTTATGCAGTAAATAAGGGACCTCGTAGTGTTGAAGCATTTAATCAAATAGACAAAGATGGTGACAAGAAACTCTCTGAACTTGAG aTAAGCCAGTATTTGAAAGAAGAATTTGCAAGAGATGGCAAAAAACGTCATCCCTCTGCCCATGATGAAATCTTAGCTGATATATTTAAGAAGAATGACCATGATGGAGATGGCTTCATATCAGCAAAGGAGTACAATGTCTACCAGCATGATGAACTCTAA